The DNA region tatatatatatatatatatatatatatatatatatatatatatgtttgtgtgtgtgtgtgtgtgtgtgtgtgtgtgtgtgtgtgtgtgtgtgtattgatatagacacatatatacatacttgtgcgtgtatgtgtgcgtatgtgcatatatatatatatatatatatatgtgtgtgtgtgtgtgtgtgtgtgtgtgtgtgtgtgtgtgtgtgcatgtgtatgcatgaatgtatgtgtgtatgtatgtatgcatgtatatacaaacgtacacgcaTCTCTTTCTGCACAACGTCAGAATCGCGCATCCGGTAAACCCCGCTCTTTTGTGCCTCGTGCTGTCACGGCTCCTCGTCCGCAGGTCCTCGCCACCGCCGCCTTGCTCCTGCTCGTCCCCCTCTGCTTCGCCGAGTACAACTATGATCCTCCGCCTGCTGGCCTGGCTCTCTCCTTAGCCCCCGCTAaagctcctgctcctgctcctgctcctgctgcaTCTCCATCACAAGGCTACCACTATGACTCTCCAGTAGGCGGTCAGTTCGCTCTTTCGGCCGGCGGGCAGATCTCGCGCGCCAACCCACCTGCACTGCCTGCTGTCCAGCCTGCCCCCGCGCCCTTCGGAGGCCAGGCTGTGCTCTCTGCTCCTGCACAGGCCTCGCGACCTGCCGTTAGAGGCCGGCCAGTTTCCCCTGCTCCTGCTAGAAGCCAGCCTTCGTTCCCTGCTCCTGCACAGGCTCCTcgaccttccttttcttttgtcagAAGCCAGCCTACTTTCCAAGCTCCAGCTCAGGGTCCCCGATTTTCCGTGGCCCCTTCGCCTGCTTTCCCTGCTCCTCAACCTTCCCCTGCTCCTGCTAGAAGCCAGCCTGCTTTCCCTGCTCCTGCTAGAAGCCAGCCTGCTTTCCCTGCTCCTGCTAGAAGCCAGCCTGCTTTGCCTGCTCCTGCTAGAAGCCAGCCTGCTTTCCCTGCTCCTGCTAGAAGCCAGCCTGCTTTCCCTGCTCCCGCTCCAGCTTCTCCGCTCTCCTTCGGTTTCGTCAGGAGCCAGCCCAGTTCCCAGTTCTCCCCGGTTCCCAACAGAAACCCAGCTGGCCTTCCTGCTCAGCCCCCCCAGCCCTCTCCTCTGCCTGCCAGACCCCAGCCTGCTCTCCCTGCTCCAGCTCCTTCTCAGCCGCTCCAGCTCTCCCCCGTGGCGAACAGGGGCCGCGTCTTCCGTATCCAACTttcccctgctcctgctcctgcccctgctcctgctagactccagcctgctttccctgctcctgcccctgcccctgcccctgcccctgcccctgcccctgctcctgctagactccagcctgctttccctgctcctgcccctgctcctgctagactccagcctgctttccctgctcctgcccctgctcctgctagaatccagcctgctttccctgctcctgcccctgctcctgctagaagccagcctgctttccctgctcctgcccctgcccctgctcctgctaggagccagcctgctttccctgctcctgcccctgctcctgctagactccagcctgctttccctgctcctgaccctgctcctgctagactccagcctgctttccctgctcctgcccctgctcctgctagactccagcctgctttccctgctcctgcccctgctcctgctagactccagcctgctttccctgctcctgcccctgcccctgctcctgctagaaGCCAGCCTGCTTTCCCTGCTCCTGCGCCTGCCCCTGCTAGACTCCAGCCTGCtttccctgctcctgcccctgctcctgctagactccagcctgctttccctgctcctgcccctgcccctgctcctgctagactccagcctgctttccctgctcctgcccctgctcctgctagactccagcctgctttccctgctcctgcccctgcccctgcccctgctcctgctagactccagcctgctttccctgctcctgcccctgcccctgcccctgctcctgctagaaGCCAGCCTGCTTTCCCTGCCCCTGCTCCTTCTCTGCCGCTCCAGCTCTCCCCCGTGGCGAACAGGGGCCGCGTCTTCCGTTTCCAGCTttcccctgctcctgctcctgcccctgctcctgctagactccagcctgctttccctgctcctgcccctgcccctgcccctgcccctgctcctgctagactccagcctgctttccctgctcctgcccctgcccctgcccctgcccctgctcctgctagactccagcctgctttccctgctcctgcccctgcccctgctcctgctagactccagcctgctttccctgctcctgcccctgcccctgctcctgctagactccagcctgctttccctgatcctgcccctgctcctgctagactccagcctgctttccctgcccctgcccctgctcctgctagacTCCAGCCTACtttccctgctcctgcccctgctcctgctagactccagcctgctttccctgctcctgcccctgcccctgcccctgctcctgctagacTCCAGCCTGCTTTCtctgctcctgcccctgctcctgctagactccagcctgctttccctgctcctgcccctgctcctgctagactccagcctgctttccctgctcctgcccctgcccctgcccctgctcctgctagaatccagcctgctttccctgctcctgctagactccagcctgctttccctgctcctgctagactccagcctgctttccctgctcctgcccctgctcctgctagactccagcctgctttccctgcccctgctcctgctagaaGCCAGCCTACCTTCTCTGCTCCTGCTAGAATTCAGCCTGCTTTCCCTGCTCCTGCTAGAAGCCAGCCTACCttctctgctcctgctcctgtccctgcccctgctcctgctacaATCCAGCCTGCTTTCCCTGCTCCTGCTAGAAGCCAGCCTACCTTctctgcccctgctcctgccGCTGCTCCTGCTAGAAGCCAGCCTGCTTTCCCTTTGCTCGCCACAAGCCAGCCTACCCTCGGCCAGCGCCCCCAGCCGCCGGCCTTCACCTCCAACCGGGGGCAGGCCGCCTTCTTCATCCCCTCATCTTCCCAGTCTTCTTTGGGACAGTTTGACGACTCGAGggaagatgacgacgacgatgacagccAGGAGAGCGACGAGAATGACAAATAGAACGCggggaaacaaataaacaggtagaaagcataaagacaaaaacaaaataaacacaatgaCTAAAAACAAAGCCAAAAGACAAAATCAATGGAtacaatgataaagaataaataggctaaaacagacaaaagacacagacaaagacaaaaacaaagataaagaataaacatatatatatgtatatatacaatcgtataaaaacaatttttaaaaagtgaaaaTTTGTGTATTGACTTCTTTAacttattaatgttttttctgtataagagaacaaaggagaatatttgtatattatacttataatatactTTGTATATTATGCTAGTTGTAAGGCGCAGTTCATATGCACAAAGTACCAATGAATGCTCATGTGgaaatatattttactatttttttaaatgttttaaatataatctaatagtatttcttaccttcttttcttatccttctcgtTCCTCATCGGCGTGTAcacaagtgtgtttgtatgtgggtatgtatatatatatatatatatatatatatatatatatatatataaagtttcccctgggcactcggtggaaactgatttagaaattcgaaaccgaagtcagatatactgaggtgtatatatacgaaagatgaaataatgcaatactgcattagTTTGGTACTgggcctccggtctcatacccggagtgaccaaggttcgaggcctggtcagatctatatcaatgcggtattgcattattccatcattcatatacacacacacacacacacacacacacacacacacacacatacacacacacacacacacacacacacacacacacacacacatatatatatatatatatatatatatatatatatatatatatatatacacgatgtgATACGGAAACTTGGCACACAAGTttgatattaatttaaaaaaaaaagataaaataggtTTGAATTAACTATTCAGACAttcgttttagaaaaaaaaaaaaaaaaaaaagatactgggAATAATGAATTTTAAGGAATTACTTGGGTTTCCAGATGCTAAGCAATTGCAGGCAACAGGCAGTAAGTAACTTTAACTGAAAGATATTAGTGAAAGCTCAGctgaataaatagtaataaagctATTCGCTGCAAAAGGAAAACTATGCATCAGGAGTATTTTAATATggtttatactattttttttttttttttacatatagtttgtttatttattaatctacccAATAGCCAAACTGTCCCGTCCACTTACTAATATATTTTACCTTAATTATATAACAGAAAGATTATATCACACATGGATTTCTCTGGACGGATCTTTTGTATGagatatatttcatttttcttccgtgAATTCGTCCgtctgtcgtgttttttttttttttttttttttttttttttttaagaaagtcattgagaattgtagtaataatgatgaccatacgtattgttgttattattatcattattatcattaatattataattgttcttgtgattgttattattattattaaattactgttgttatcatcatcactatgttgttataattataattgttattattattaccattactattattcattatttctatcattattattatcattgttattactgttatcattaacgatatcacaatattactattattgttattatctttactgttgttattagtgtccttatta from Penaeus chinensis breed Huanghai No. 1 chromosome 31, ASM1920278v2, whole genome shotgun sequence includes:
- the LOC125042017 gene encoding skin secretory protein xP2-like, producing the protein MKVLATAALLLLVPLCFAEYNYDPPPAGLALSLAPAKAPAPAPAPAASPSQGYHYDSPVGGQFALSAGGQISRANPPALPAVQPAPAPFGGQAVLSAPAQASRPAVRGRPVSPAPARSQPSFPAPAQAPRPSFSFVRSQPTFQAPAQGPRFSVAPSPAFPAPQPSPAPARSQPAFPAPARSQPAFPAPARSQPALPAPARSQPAFPAPARSQPAFPAPAPASPLSFGFVRSQPSSQFSPVPNRNPAGLPAQPPQPSPLPARPQPALPAPAPSQPLQLSPVANRGRVFQASLLSLLLRLPLLDSSLLSLLLPLLLSQPAFPAPAPSLPLQLSPVANRGRVFRFQLSPAPAPFPAPARLQPAFPAPARLQPAFPAPAPAPARLQPAFPAPAPARSQPTFSAPARIQPAFPAPARSQPTFSAPAPVPAPAPATIQPAFPAPARSQPTFSAPAPAAAPARSQPAFPLLATSQPTLGQRPQPPAFTSNRGQAAFFIPSSSQSSLGQFDDSREDDDDDDSQESDENDK